From a single Natronorubrum tibetense GA33 genomic region:
- a CDS encoding cupin domain-containing protein, whose amino-acid sequence MERVSLDDLEPSEAADGVHLALMAGADSMNVQHFEIEPGAVVEEHSHPHEQTGFIYEGELVFRSDGEEVVCGPGDSYAIPGEQPHAAENRGDETVRGIDIFSPPRENPSWQD is encoded by the coding sequence ATGGAACGTGTTTCCCTAGATGACCTCGAGCCGTCCGAAGCCGCCGACGGCGTCCACCTGGCACTGATGGCCGGCGCCGACTCGATGAACGTCCAGCACTTCGAGATCGAACCCGGCGCGGTGGTCGAAGAACACAGCCATCCCCACGAACAGACGGGGTTCATCTACGAGGGCGAACTCGTCTTCCGCAGCGATGGCGAGGAGGTCGTCTGTGGTCCCGGCGACTCCTATGCGATTCCGGGTGAACAGCCCCACGCGGCTGAGAACCGCGGGGACGAGACGGTGCGTGGCATAGATATCTTCAGCCCACCGCGGGAGAATCCGAGCTGGCAGGACTGA
- a CDS encoding DoxX family membrane protein: protein MLNELADADEAAFDERAGPWIAFARVFAGFLLLYELMLGGWWKLGWITTGPNPGWIGSDAGAEVLSVAEQAVDDGTFGWFATILETVVIPYPELWTALALAAQLATAVGLIFGLWTRPAALLGVLYFIPVFHFGMIRTSPLFTVPIAFAFVANAGRYYGLDAVLWRRSDIVGRLTRAVNAPLPIRRAWYPALAAGFAIVAVYYLLSIPEMVDTRVHLTSLEMTVFAGLVAGGLSFVYRGGNPVTVAADALRVFVGYRFLQEIVVRSEPGANALPGWASASAQTEVFEAIAEAHVAPMSAFLELAVLPAMTAWVVAFAVVQTSVGIALLVGYRTRLAGTVAVGYLVVLTALGLVRLAPLIFASAIVAATLAGRHASLDSIAGREPRPPAIPDRVALPAAAGGIALLSSAALLGIDPEAGYGEVAGPVALVMLAFGLLALALVSSTATERTSDRLESVSATAED from the coding sequence ATGTTAAACGAGTTAGCTGATGCGGACGAAGCGGCATTCGACGAACGAGCGGGACCGTGGATCGCATTCGCACGCGTTTTCGCCGGGTTCTTGCTGCTGTACGAACTGATGCTTGGCGGCTGGTGGAAACTCGGCTGGATCACCACGGGTCCGAATCCGGGATGGATCGGCTCGGACGCCGGCGCGGAGGTCCTCTCCGTCGCCGAACAGGCCGTCGATGACGGGACTTTCGGCTGGTTCGCGACGATCCTCGAGACCGTCGTGATCCCCTATCCGGAGCTGTGGACGGCGCTCGCGTTAGCGGCACAGCTCGCGACCGCCGTCGGTCTGATCTTCGGACTCTGGACGCGACCGGCGGCGCTCCTCGGTGTCCTGTACTTCATCCCCGTCTTTCACTTCGGAATGATCAGGACCTCGCCGCTGTTCACCGTCCCCATCGCCTTCGCGTTCGTCGCGAACGCCGGTCGGTACTACGGGCTCGACGCCGTCCTCTGGCGGCGTTCGGACATCGTCGGCCGCCTCACGCGAGCCGTCAACGCACCGCTGCCGATCCGCCGCGCGTGGTATCCGGCACTCGCCGCCGGGTTCGCCATTGTCGCGGTCTACTACCTGCTTTCGATTCCAGAGATGGTCGATACGCGCGTCCATCTCACGAGTCTCGAGATGACCGTCTTCGCCGGACTCGTCGCCGGCGGACTCTCGTTCGTCTACCGCGGCGGGAATCCGGTGACGGTCGCTGCGGACGCGCTTCGCGTCTTCGTCGGCTACCGCTTCCTCCAAGAGATCGTCGTCCGGAGCGAGCCCGGGGCGAACGCGCTTCCCGGCTGGGCGAGTGCGTCTGCCCAGACCGAGGTGTTCGAGGCCATCGCCGAAGCGCACGTCGCGCCGATGAGCGCGTTCCTCGAGCTCGCGGTCCTCCCCGCGATGACCGCGTGGGTCGTCGCCTTCGCGGTCGTCCAGACGAGCGTCGGAATCGCGCTGCTCGTGGGCTACCGGACGCGACTCGCTGGCACCGTCGCTGTCGGCTACCTCGTCGTCCTCACGGCACTCGGACTCGTCCGTCTCGCCCCGCTTATCTTCGCGAGCGCGATCGTCGCCGCCACGCTCGCCGGCCGACACGCGAGCCTGGATTCGATCGCCGGGCGTGAGCCACGGCCACCGGCGATTCCCGACCGAGTCGCGCTACCCGCCGCCGCCGGTGGGATCGCGCTCCTCTCGAGTGCCGCCCTGCTCGGCATCGATCCCGAAGCCGGCTACGGCGAAGTCGCCGGCCCCGTCGCCCTCGTCATGCTCGCGTTCGGTCTCCTCGCGCTCGCGCTGGTCTCGAGTACGGCCACGGAGCGGACGTCGGATCGACTCGAGTCGGTCTCGGCGACGGCCGAGGACTGA
- a CDS encoding NRAMP family divalent metal transporter, whose amino-acid sequence MATESKASDSWGVGRVGAYLERLGPTWLAGAIAAGPATMVSLLVAGASFGYALLWVVVLSAILGTVGQYLAMRLGLLTEAGIVAVVEEHLGSFWAWVLVVDAVLAAGLAQLVIMKTLADVSATVIGTAGVGISALADPRLWGVTWALILALGLAGGGYRVAEIGAKLIVSLVVLAFVASVFVVPIDPSEAATGLVPQMPAGVGGAVVVAGVLGGAVHITLLTMQSYTMGARGWTESDRDIATFDVVSSMLVAFGIFSLAVFLVAASVLPDAGVDPATLDAIQAAEVLGPVAGEYATWLFLLGLLGAAVSTLGGNTIVPPYLLADKLGWEQSVEDSRYRAAIVAVALVSAVGAFLEGAFFELLVLVLAFGLVGTPFVLAVILYLLNDPDVVPETNSHLLNLGGIVLFAIATVLAGEFVLEELETITEPTSAFVVVFAAAMALAIVGLVGRYVRERFGAE is encoded by the coding sequence ATGGCAACCGAATCGAAGGCATCGGATTCGTGGGGGGTCGGACGAGTTGGTGCGTATCTCGAGCGACTGGGGCCGACGTGGCTCGCCGGAGCGATCGCCGCGGGGCCGGCGACGATGGTCAGCCTGTTGGTCGCTGGTGCGAGTTTCGGCTACGCGCTGTTGTGGGTGGTGGTCCTCTCGGCGATCCTCGGCACCGTCGGCCAGTATCTCGCGATGCGGCTGGGGCTGCTCACCGAGGCCGGGATCGTTGCGGTCGTCGAGGAGCACCTCGGCTCGTTCTGGGCCTGGGTGCTCGTCGTCGACGCCGTCCTCGCCGCGGGACTCGCCCAACTCGTGATCATGAAGACGCTGGCGGATGTCAGCGCAACGGTCATCGGGACGGCGGGTGTCGGTATCTCCGCGCTGGCCGACCCGCGCCTCTGGGGGGTCACCTGGGCGCTCATCCTCGCGCTGGGACTGGCCGGCGGCGGCTACCGAGTGGCCGAGATCGGCGCGAAGCTGATCGTCTCGCTGGTCGTCCTCGCGTTCGTCGCGTCGGTGTTCGTCGTCCCGATCGATCCGAGCGAGGCCGCGACGGGGCTCGTTCCACAGATGCCGGCGGGCGTCGGCGGCGCGGTCGTCGTTGCCGGCGTCCTCGGCGGCGCGGTCCACATCACACTCCTGACGATGCAGAGCTACACAATGGGCGCCCGCGGCTGGACCGAGAGCGATCGCGACATCGCGACCTTCGACGTGGTGAGTTCGATGCTCGTCGCCTTCGGAATCTTCAGCCTCGCCGTCTTCCTCGTCGCAGCGAGCGTGCTCCCCGACGCGGGCGTCGATCCGGCGACGCTCGACGCGATCCAGGCCGCCGAGGTCCTCGGTCCGGTCGCCGGCGAGTACGCGACGTGGTTGTTCCTCCTCGGCCTCCTCGGGGCGGCCGTCTCGACGCTGGGCGGGAACACGATCGTTCCGCCGTACCTCCTCGCCGACAAACTCGGCTGGGAGCAGTCTGTCGAGGATTCGCGCTACCGAGCCGCGATCGTTGCGGTCGCACTCGTCTCGGCCGTCGGCGCGTTTCTCGAGGGAGCCTTCTTCGAACTGCTCGTCCTCGTGCTCGCCTTCGGGCTCGTCGGGACGCCCTTCGTCCTCGCCGTGATCCTCTATCTGTTGAACGACCCCGACGTCGTCCCCGAGACGAACTCGCACCTGTTGAACCTCGGCGGGATCGTCCTGTTCGCCATCGCGACCGTCCTCGCGGGCGAGTTCGTCCTCGAGGAACTCGAGACCATCACTGAACCAACCTCCGCGTTCGTCGTGGTCTTCGCGGCCGCAATGGCGCTGGCAATCGTCGGTCTCGTCGGGCGGTACGTACGAGAGCGATTCGGTGCCGAGTGA
- a CDS encoding SDR family NAD(P)-dependent oxidoreductase, which produces MPVLEDEVVIVTGASRGLGRSMVERFSAEGARVVLTARDEDRLNEVAADLPTESLVVPADVRDSDAVANVIERTLEEFGRIDTLVNNAGVAPMDSDGGLVNVTDEEWEAVLEINLTGVFRFTREALPHMYDQERGNVINISSGLGRRAMAGVGPYVSSKWGLEGLTRTTALEGEEHGVNANALDPGGRVDTDIWAHLPDEEREQILDPDVMDDAAVLLAAQDPDGVTGESMDAEAWESRLG; this is translated from the coding sequence ATGCCAGTACTCGAAGACGAAGTCGTAATCGTCACCGGCGCGAGTCGCGGCCTCGGCCGCTCGATGGTCGAACGCTTTTCGGCGGAAGGCGCTCGAGTCGTCCTCACCGCACGCGACGAGGACCGATTGAACGAGGTCGCCGCCGATCTCCCGACCGAGTCGCTCGTCGTGCCCGCAGACGTCCGGGATAGCGACGCGGTTGCAAACGTGATCGAGCGGACGCTCGAGGAATTCGGCCGTATCGACACGCTCGTCAACAACGCGGGCGTGGCGCCGATGGACTCTGACGGCGGTCTCGTAAACGTCACCGACGAGGAGTGGGAGGCCGTCCTCGAGATCAATCTCACCGGCGTCTTCCGCTTTACTCGCGAAGCCCTGCCCCACATGTACGACCAGGAACGAGGGAACGTGATTAACATCTCATCGGGGCTCGGCCGGCGAGCGATGGCTGGCGTCGGCCCCTACGTGAGTTCGAAGTGGGGACTCGAGGGACTTACCCGAACGACGGCGCTCGAGGGTGAGGAGCACGGCGTCAACGCCAATGCCCTGGATCCGGGTGGCCGGGTCGACACCGACATCTGGGCGCACCTGCCCGACGAAGAGCGCGAGCAGATTCTCGATCCGGACGTGATGGACGATGCAGCCGTTCTGCTCGCCGCCCAGGACCCCGACGGCGTCACCGGCGAGTCGATGGACGCCGAGGCGTGGGAGAGCCGACTCGGTTAA
- a CDS encoding GNAT family N-acetyltransferase — MTDVRAVESADEREDAFAVRRTVFVEEQDVDEELEYDEYEEESIHFVAYDGDEPIGAARLREPEPGLGKVERVAVLESRRGEGVGLAVMNALEERARGEELESLKLHSQTHAAPFYGRLGYERYGEVFEEAGIPHVKMRKSLE, encoded by the coding sequence ATGACTGACGTACGCGCGGTCGAGTCGGCAGACGAACGCGAGGACGCCTTCGCGGTCCGCCGGACGGTGTTCGTCGAGGAACAGGACGTCGACGAGGAACTCGAGTACGACGAGTACGAGGAGGAGTCGATCCACTTCGTCGCCTACGACGGCGACGAGCCGATCGGAGCCGCCCGACTGCGCGAACCCGAACCGGGGCTCGGGAAGGTCGAACGCGTCGCCGTTCTCGAGTCGCGACGCGGGGAGGGGGTCGGTCTGGCAGTGATGAACGCGCTCGAGGAGCGGGCGCGTGGGGAGGAACTCGAGTCGCTGAAACTGCACTCCCAGACGCACGCCGCCCCGTTCTACGGCCGTCTGGGGTACGAACGCTACGGCGAGGTGTTCGAGGAAGCCGGAATTCCGCACGTGAAGATGCGGAAATCGCTCGAGTGA
- the icd gene encoding isocitrate dehydrogenase (NADP(+)), with the protein MSYDKIEVPEDGEKITLKDGTENELEVPDNPIIPIIYGDGVGSDVGPAAQKVLEAAAEATGRDINWMRVYAGESAREKYDENLPDETVEAIKEHRVAIKGPLTTPVGAGFRSLNVGLRKLLDLYANVRPTYHMEGVPSPVKNPGEMDMVTFRENTEDVYAGIEWEAGTDEVEQVKEFVEADMGFDNTIHDGPVGIGIKPITEFGTKRLVREAIDYALENDRDSVTLVHKGNIMKFTEGQFRDWGYEVAEEEYGDEVITEDTLWEEQDGEVDDDTLVVNDRIADNMLQQLLTRTDNYDVIATMNLNGDYMSDAAGAQIGGLGIAPGGNFGEGRMLAEPVHGSAPKYEGQDKVNPTAMILSGRMMLEYMGWNDAADLVVDAVEETISSGKVTYDLERQLEDAEKLATSEYAEEVVANIEKLS; encoded by the coding sequence ATGAGCTACGACAAGATCGAGGTCCCGGAAGACGGGGAGAAGATCACGCTGAAGGACGGTACCGAGAACGAACTCGAGGTGCCTGACAACCCGATTATCCCGATTATCTACGGTGACGGTGTCGGCAGTGACGTCGGTCCTGCCGCACAGAAGGTGCTCGAAGCCGCCGCGGAGGCGACCGGCCGCGACATCAACTGGATGCGCGTCTACGCTGGCGAGTCCGCCCGCGAGAAGTACGACGAGAACCTTCCCGACGAGACCGTCGAGGCCATCAAGGAACACCGCGTCGCGATCAAGGGTCCGCTGACGACGCCCGTCGGCGCCGGCTTCCGCTCGCTGAACGTCGGCCTGCGAAAGCTGCTCGACCTCTACGCGAACGTCCGACCGACCTACCACATGGAGGGTGTGCCGTCGCCCGTCAAGAATCCTGGCGAGATGGACATGGTCACCTTCCGTGAGAACACGGAAGACGTCTACGCCGGCATCGAGTGGGAGGCCGGCACCGACGAAGTCGAGCAGGTCAAAGAGTTCGTCGAAGCGGACATGGGCTTCGACAACACCATCCACGACGGCCCCGTCGGCATCGGCATCAAGCCGATCACGGAGTTCGGAACGAAGCGACTCGTCCGCGAGGCCATCGACTACGCCCTCGAGAACGACCGCGACTCGGTTACGCTGGTCCACAAGGGGAACATCATGAAGTTCACCGAAGGCCAGTTCCGTGACTGGGGCTACGAGGTCGCCGAAGAGGAGTACGGTGACGAGGTCATCACCGAGGACACCCTCTGGGAGGAGCAAGACGGCGAAGTCGACGACGACACGCTCGTCGTCAACGACCGCATCGCGGACAACATGCTCCAGCAGCTCCTGACCCGGACGGACAACTACGACGTCATCGCCACGATGAACCTGAACGGGGACTACATGTCCGACGCCGCCGGCGCACAGATCGGTGGCCTCGGCATCGCCCCCGGTGGGAACTTCGGTGAGGGACGTATGCTCGCCGAACCCGTCCACGGCTCCGCGCCGAAGTACGAGGGTCAGGACAAGGTCAACCCGACCGCGATGATCCTCTCGGGTCGCATGATGCTCGAATACATGGGCTGGAACGACGCCGCCGACCTCGTCGTCGACGCCGTCGAGGAGACCATCTCCTCCGGCAAGGTCACCTACGACCTCGAACGACAGCTCGAGGACGCCGAAAAGCTCGCGACGAGCGAGTACGCCGAGGAAGTCGTCGCGAACATCGAGAAACTCTCGTAG
- a CDS encoding isoaspartyl peptidase/L-asparaginase: MQVLVHGGTGSDPEEPEPRQNVLEQAADAGASESDPVDAVEAAVAVLESDPRFNAGVGSAVQSDGEIRTDAGLMTDDRSLGAACSMPGVEHALRVARVVMEETPHGFVSGDHAVSLADAFGVETGVDLWSDRTREKWSDLEPPAGDSSAHLEWIRERYGRSDPDGRDEDENPNSDPERPDNDLDHDTVGAVAFDGNSLAAATSTGGRWLALAGRVGDVPQVGSGFYCSPAAAVSATGAGEDIARVTLSRRVARHVERGCDADEATSLAIEEFGELTGSKAGVIAIDSDGTLGSAYNSDAMQTARADRR; encoded by the coding sequence ATGCAGGTGCTCGTCCACGGTGGAACCGGTAGCGATCCCGAGGAGCCCGAACCCAGACAGAACGTTCTCGAGCAGGCCGCCGACGCCGGCGCATCGGAGTCGGACCCCGTCGACGCGGTCGAAGCGGCGGTAGCGGTCCTCGAGTCCGATCCGCGATTCAACGCCGGCGTCGGCAGTGCGGTTCAGAGCGACGGCGAGATCCGAACCGACGCGGGGCTGATGACCGACGACCGATCCCTCGGCGCCGCCTGTTCGATGCCGGGCGTCGAACACGCGCTTCGCGTCGCCCGCGTCGTCATGGAGGAGACGCCCCACGGCTTCGTTTCCGGGGATCACGCCGTCTCGCTGGCCGACGCGTTCGGCGTCGAGACGGGCGTCGATCTCTGGTCCGACCGCACGCGTGAGAAGTGGAGCGACCTCGAGCCCCCGGCGGGTGATTCCAGCGCGCACCTCGAGTGGATCCGCGAGCGATACGGCCGGTCCGATCCCGACGGCCGAGACGAAGACGAAAACCCGAACAGCGACCCCGAACGGCCCGACAACGACCTGGATCACGATACGGTCGGTGCCGTCGCGTTCGACGGCAACTCCCTCGCCGCGGCGACCTCGACCGGCGGCCGGTGGCTCGCGCTCGCGGGCCGCGTCGGGGACGTCCCGCAGGTCGGCTCGGGCTTTTACTGTTCACCCGCCGCGGCGGTCAGCGCGACCGGTGCCGGCGAAGACATCGCCCGCGTGACGCTCTCGAGACGGGTCGCCCGCCACGTCGAGCGCGGCTGTGACGCCGACGAGGCGACCTCGCTCGCGATCGAGGAGTTCGGCGAACTCACCGGCTCGAAGGCCGGCGTCATCGCGATCGATTCCGACGGAACCCTCGGCTCGGCGTACAACAGCGACGCGATGCAGACGGCTCGAGCGGACCGTCGGTAG
- the map gene encoding type II methionyl aminopeptidase, with protein MAESEVDLESEKYEKHREAGEILSQVRTETAERVEVGASHLEIAEYAEDRIRELGGKPAFPVNISIDEEAAHATPSIDDEETFGEEMINLDIGVHVDGWLADTAITVDLSGNLELAEASEQALEAAIDIIEPGVDTGDIGAEIEDVITGYGYNPVVNLTGHGLGHWEQHTSPNIPNRAVSQGTTLEVGDVVAIEPFATDGGGKVTEGASEEIFSLEREGSVRNRQARDALEQITEEFRTLPFATRWLETDRAEMALRRLKRNNIVHGYPVLKEDDGFLVSQKEHTIIITEDGCEVTTA; from the coding sequence ATGGCCGAATCCGAGGTGGACCTCGAGTCCGAGAAGTACGAAAAGCACCGCGAAGCGGGGGAGATCCTCTCCCAGGTCCGCACAGAGACAGCCGAACGCGTCGAGGTCGGCGCGAGCCACCTCGAAATCGCGGAGTACGCCGAGGATCGCATCCGCGAACTGGGCGGGAAACCGGCGTTCCCAGTCAATATCTCGATCGACGAGGAAGCCGCCCACGCCACGCCCTCCATCGACGACGAGGAGACGTTCGGCGAGGAGATGATCAACCTCGATATCGGCGTCCACGTCGACGGCTGGCTGGCCGACACCGCGATCACCGTCGACCTCTCGGGCAACCTCGAACTGGCCGAGGCCTCCGAGCAGGCCCTCGAGGCCGCGATCGACATCATCGAACCCGGCGTCGACACCGGCGACATCGGCGCCGAGATCGAGGACGTCATCACCGGCTACGGCTACAACCCGGTCGTCAACCTCACGGGCCACGGGCTGGGCCACTGGGAACAACACACCAGCCCCAACATCCCGAACCGCGCCGTCTCGCAGGGGACGACGCTCGAGGTCGGCGACGTCGTTGCGATCGAACCGTTCGCGACCGACGGCGGCGGCAAGGTCACCGAAGGCGCCAGCGAGGAGATTTTCTCGCTCGAGCGCGAGGGATCGGTCAGAAACCGACAGGCTCGCGACGCACTCGAGCAGATCACCGAGGAGTTCCGCACGCTGCCCTTTGCAACCCGGTGGCTCGAGACCGACCGCGCCGAGATGGCGCTGCGTCGGCTCAAGCGCAACAACATCGTCCACGGCTACCCGGTGCTCAAGGAGGACGACGGCTTCCTCGTCAGCCAGAAAGAGCACACGATCATCATCACCGAAGACGGCTGTGAAGTGACGACGGCGTAG
- a CDS encoding DUF7835 family putative zinc beta-ribbon protein, with the protein MATTDDSVNGMTEHCDDCDLDTLHEVSVQIRTESLKKENAQFSREPYRVAECQRCGNRTSQRMNNA; encoded by the coding sequence ATGGCAACGACTGACGACTCTGTCAACGGGATGACCGAGCACTGCGACGACTGCGATCTGGACACGCTTCACGAGGTGTCCGTCCAAATTCGGACCGAGAGCCTCAAGAAAGAGAACGCCCAGTTCTCCCGCGAACCCTACCGCGTGGCCGAGTGCCAGCGCTGTGGGAACCGGACGAGCCAGCGGATGAACAACGCCTGA
- a CDS encoding HIT family protein: MEQVFAPWRIDWIRREDKNPDIDDCVFCELPERSADRENLVLARSEHTFVMLNNYPYNPGHAMVIPRVHTGDYRELTDEQLLDHARLKQRTFDALETALEPNGFNAGLNLGDGAGGSIDDHLHTHVVPRWEGDTNFMPVISDTSVIVEALEETYSHVYEAFAEQEGAVVPDDEDEAIRFD, encoded by the coding sequence ATGGAGCAGGTGTTCGCACCGTGGCGGATCGACTGGATCAGACGCGAGGACAAGAACCCCGATATCGACGACTGCGTCTTCTGTGAGCTGCCGGAGCGAAGCGCGGATCGCGAGAATCTGGTGCTCGCACGGAGCGAGCACACCTTCGTCATGCTGAACAACTACCCGTACAACCCGGGCCACGCCATGGTGATCCCCCGCGTCCACACCGGCGACTACCGGGAGCTGACCGACGAGCAACTGCTCGATCACGCCCGCTTGAAACAGCGAACGTTCGACGCGCTCGAGACCGCCCTCGAGCCAAACGGCTTCAACGCCGGCTTGAACCTGGGTGACGGGGCCGGCGGCTCCATCGACGACCACCTGCACACGCACGTCGTCCCGCGCTGGGAGGGTGACACCAACTTCATGCCCGTCATAAGCGACACGTCGGTGATCGTCGAGGCGCTCGAGGAGACGTACAGCCACGTGTACGAGGCGTTCGCCGAACAGGAAGGGGCCGTCGTACCGGACGACGAGGACGAAGCGATCAGGTTCGACTGA
- a CDS encoding cupin domain-containing protein, protein MEYEVVHTDDVPKTDLSEIDEVPPDLQIRALDEVLPTEHVQLKLWYFEPGEEIQYHAHAEQEELYYVLEGEFSVKLGRSGEEEYVDAGPGTFWMARPEIGHGHRNVGDEQGVVLAIGAPAVEDPGLDPHGLEDE, encoded by the coding sequence ATGGAGTACGAGGTCGTCCACACCGACGATGTACCGAAGACGGATCTCTCGGAGATCGACGAGGTGCCGCCGGACCTCCAGATCCGCGCGTTAGACGAGGTGCTCCCCACCGAGCACGTCCAGCTCAAGCTCTGGTACTTCGAGCCCGGCGAGGAGATCCAGTACCACGCCCACGCCGAACAGGAGGAGCTCTACTACGTCCTCGAGGGCGAGTTCTCGGTGAAACTCGGCCGTTCCGGCGAGGAAGAGTACGTCGACGCCGGGCCGGGGACGTTCTGGATGGCGCGCCCGGAAATCGGCCACGGCCATCGCAACGTCGGCGACGAACAGGGCGTCGTCCTCGCGATCGGGGCACCCGCCGTCGAGGATCCCGGTCTCGACCCGCACGGTCTCGAGGACGAGTAG
- a CDS encoding glutaredoxin family protein gives MVTLYQLEGCPYCELIADRLDELEVDYESVWTEGLHSKRDEVKRISGQRQVPVIVDDERGVTMPESERILDYLEANYA, from the coding sequence ATGGTAACCCTGTATCAGCTCGAGGGCTGTCCGTACTGCGAACTCATCGCCGACCGCCTCGACGAACTCGAGGTCGACTACGAGAGCGTCTGGACGGAAGGGCTGCATTCGAAGCGCGACGAGGTCAAACGGATTTCGGGTCAGCGGCAGGTCCCGGTGATCGTCGACGACGAGCGCGGCGTCACGATGCCGGAATCCGAACGGATTCTCGACTATCTCGAGGCGAACTACGCCTGA
- a CDS encoding redoxin domain-containing protein — protein MPPIEGDIISDFEALLCDGETFRSTALETALGERGGVLICTGFAFSAIAQNWWKQFVRSGWGEFEDVSVLGVSRDGPYAQNEFLRWLDEPAFRFFADVDGAVSESLDLLADRDHMANVSTPWRSAFVLNADREVQYAFVADDWISPLPREEIEDAVDAL, from the coding sequence ATGCCACCGATCGAGGGCGATATCATTTCCGACTTCGAGGCACTACTGTGTGACGGCGAGACGTTCCGCTCGACGGCGCTCGAGACGGCGCTCGGAGAGCGGGGCGGCGTTCTGATCTGTACCGGCTTCGCGTTCAGCGCGATCGCACAGAACTGGTGGAAGCAGTTCGTCCGCTCCGGCTGGGGCGAGTTCGAGGACGTCTCGGTGTTAGGCGTCAGTCGCGACGGACCCTACGCGCAAAACGAGTTCCTGCGCTGGCTGGACGAGCCCGCGTTCCGCTTCTTCGCGGACGTCGACGGCGCGGTGAGCGAGTCGCTCGACCTGCTCGCCGACCGCGACCACATGGCCAACGTCTCGACGCCGTGGCGGTCCGCGTTCGTCCTCAACGCCGACAGGGAGGTCCAGTACGCGTTCGTCGCGGACGACTGGATCTCGCCGCTGCCGCGCGAGGAGATCGAAGACGCCGTCGACGCGCTCTAG